In Anopheles arabiensis isolate DONGOLA chromosome 2, AaraD3, whole genome shotgun sequence, the genomic window CAACACGGATTCTTCGGAAAGTATGGCAGTTAGGAACTGAAATCTACGTAGATTTCTAGCCCTCGAACGTCTCTATATCAATTATCAACACTCTAGCACTCATTCTCATAATCTCACAAAGGCTTTCCTGTGTATGACGGCAATCCAACAGCCCCATTGTTCAGTGTGCTTGTGCTTACGGCTACCTCATATCTAGCCTATTTGACCCTTGGCTTCAAAAAGGTGCAAATATCAAGTGTGTGATAGCATCCCACAACCAACCGGTTTTAAGTGGCAATGAAATCCTGCTGTATGTAAATAGCCTATTGATTGAATGCTGTATCGCTGCTAACCAAAGATTAATTGCACGCGATTGACAACATTTCATCCACCCTAATGCTTAAATGTAATTGCGTATCTATAATACTTGTTTTCATGCAGGCAGCAAGAttcttaattattttttaataaactgtTAAAATTATTCAACTAACGTGGCATTTTCAAGTAACATTGGACGCGAATAAAGCAGTCATCGTCAGTATGGCATGCAAGTCTCCGCCAACGTGAACATCAATCATTGCAATGCAGAATGagtacatacaaaaaaaactgtacacTCGGTTTAATGATCGTTTGCAATGCTGTTATATGGTTTTCGTGTCGTTAAAAATCCGGAAACTAAACAAAAGTATCGCTGCCGGCGTCGTACAAAAACCTTTACTTGTGATAGTGACATTGGAGCGTGCTCGCTAATGATCGTAGCATCAGCGCAACATTGCTTCAACCTATCGCGGTTGAGATAATTTCTAACGAGCTTTCGATGCTACACACTCACATGTTTGCACATATTGCAAACATCAACCAAAAATAAAGCTACATTCACGATTGTATGATCGCGGTACACCGCgacaaccaccaccattcTAGCCATCCCCTTGTCAAACgcacagtgtgtatgtgttgagaggaaaaggaaggaaaagtttGTTCGGGTGCCACCGGGAACCTGTTCGGGACTGACTGTTCGGGCAAACCTCACCTCAGTCATTGTTCTAACGCGGTAGCTGGAACATACCTTCCCAGAGAGCGCGGTGTGAGACTGTTAGATTCGCGGCCCGCTTCACCATGATCGTGTACGCGTTGTTAATTGCGTTGTGCGTTCTCGTGCTGCGCTTTGTCGCTTTCCGCTACAAGTTGTACCGTACCGTTGGCCACTTGCCCGGCCCACCGGTAAACTTTCTCTTGGGCAACACGCTGGAGCTGGTGCGTTACGATACGCAAGGTGTGTTGATCGCATACGATCGACGCTCCACATGGGTTGTACTAACGCACGATACATTTTGTTCCCCTTTCTTTTAGTGTTTTTCGAAAAACTGATGGAATATTTCCAACGCTATGGAACGATCGTGCGGCTCGATATGCTCAACAAAGTTTGGATCATATTTTCCTCGCCGCACGATATCGAGGTTGGTATAGACTACATCCAACGATTATTATTCTACGATCATTGTACGGATTTCTTGATTGTTTGATTCTCCTTCTCTCACTCCCTCTCTTAGCAAATCATCTCATCCAATGAGTTCAACCGCAAATCGATGGACTACGACATCCTCCAGGAATGGCTCGGCAACGGCATCCTGCTCGACTACGGCAACACTTGGTTCTCGAATCGCCGCGCACTGACCGGTGCGTTCCATTTCAAGATTCTCGACACCTACGTGCCGGTGTTTGAGGAGCAGGCGGACGTGCTGGTGCGCAAGCTGCTCGATGCCGGGGGCGCTACGGTTGACATCTTTGCCATGGTGAAGCTCTACACGCTTGACGTCATCCTCGAGACGTCGATGGGCGTACGGTGCCGGGCGCAGCTGGAAGACTCCGACTACGTACGTGCCGTTACGGAGTAAGTAACCGAGTAAGAAATGCACAACCGAGTTCGCTTTCTGCACAGTTTCCTTCCGCAGCCTTACGCACATAACGTTCTGGCGGATGTACAACGCGATGGGCTTCTCCGACTGGACCTTCCGGCTGACGAAGCACTACCAAACCTACCGGAAGTCGTTACAGATCAATCGAGAGTTTACTACGTCGGTCATCAAGCAGCGTCGTGCGGAGCTGCTAGCAGCGGGCACATCGGATACTACCAGGCCGGAAAAGGGGCGCCTTTCACTGCTGGACATACTGTTGCGCTCGGATATTACCGGCCGTACGTTTAGCGACGAGGAAGTCTACAGCCAGGTGAACAACTTCATGTTTGCGGTAGGTAGAAGGGTGCAGCCCAGCACATCAATCTACTGGCTTCCTTAAGTGATATCACGCAACACACATGTCTTCCACAGGGCCACGACACCACATCCAGTGCCATCACCTTCATCCTGTACGCGTGTGCCAAGCATCCCGACGTGCAGCAGCGCGTGTACGAGGAAATCGTCGCCGAACTGCCGGACGGCGAACCGGTCACCCAGCAGCGCGTTAACAACCTGAAGTACCTGGAGCAGGTGATCAAGGAGTCGCTGCGAATGTTCCCCCCGGTGCCGTACTATTCGCGGCACATCGATCACGACACTACGCAGGGTGGCGTTCGGCTCGAGAAGGGTTCGACGATCGTGTTCGGGACGTACATGCTGCACCACAATCCGGAGTACTTCCCCGAACCGGACCAGTTCCGGCCCGAGCGGTTCGCAGACGGTGAAACGAAACGGAACCCCTTCGCGTACATTCCCTTCAGTGCCGGCAGCCGGAATTGTATCGGTGAGTGGAGTTGAAGTACAATTCAAAGGGCCAGCTTAATTTATGGTTTGGAAATACTTGCAGGACAAAAGTTTGCATTGAACGAGCTGAAGACGGCACTGGTTAAGGTACTGCGCCAGTGCAAGGTCGAGCTGCCGGATCCGGATTTTGTGCCAAAAATGAAGATGGAACTGGTACTGAAGCCGGTCAACGGGATGCAGCTACGATTTTTGGAACGCAAAACCATCCAGCAGTAAAGCTTTACTAGCTAAGCCCTTCTCTACTAAACGAACTTTTATTAACGTATTCACCGGTGGCAGGTTATTGTGATAGTTTCATTGACAGACGTATCTTACGTATCAATCTTACAGAAAATCACTGATTCATGTTAGCTTTAAATAACCTTTTAACGATCTCCACTGCACTACAATTATAGTTCTAGGAGTCCTGTCTCTCACAAGACTTCTACCACCTCAAATGGAACATTCTACTAATTTTAACACACACTacacccaacaaaaaaacaataaaacaatctaCCAAACACATTCTAAACTCGCCTTTTGATAAACCGCAACGGCAACCCTTCGGCCGGCTTTAGAACGATCTCCGCCTTCAGCATCGGCACGTAGCTTGCATCCGCCAGCCGGATCTGAAACCGCTGCAGCAGCTTCACCAGCGTGCTTTTCAGCTCGTACTGGGCAAACTTTTGGCCGATGCAGTTCCGGCTGCCGGCACTGAACGGAATGTACGTGTACGGGTTGAACGTCTGCGCGTCGCGTGCCCCCTCGAACCGGTCCGGATCGAATCGTTCCGCGTCGGGAAAGTAGTCGTCGCTATGGTGCATGGTATAGATATCGATCGCCACACTGGTGCCGCGTGTGATACGCTCCGCCAGCAGTTCCGTATCTTCCGTGGCGATGCGGGCTATCACCGGGACGGGTGGGAACAGCCGTAGCGACTCCTTGATGACCAGCTCCATGTAGTGGAGATTGTTGAGCGCGCTTAAAGTGTGCAGACAAATCGCACTATTTGTAGCCGAAACGATTGAAAAGCTTTTTAAAAAGTACTCACCTCAGGGAAAGCTCACAAAAGTCTGCGCCAATTTCATTCACAATCTCTTGGTACACCCTTTCCTGGATCTCGGGATGCTTTGCTACGTTGTACAGAATGAACGTCATGGCCGAGGCAGTCGTATCGTGTCCCTAGGtgagtgtttaaaaaaacacaacat contains:
- the LOC120894161 gene encoding cytochrome P450 4d2-like; translation: MIVYALLIALCVLVLRFVAFRYKLYRTVGHLPGPPVNFLLGNTLELVRYDTQVFFEKLMEYFQRYGTIVRLDMLNKVWIIFSSPHDIEQIISSNEFNRKSMDYDILQEWLGNGILLDYGNTWFSNRRALTGAFHFKILDTYVPVFEEQADVLVRKLLDAGGATVDIFAMVKLYTLDVILETSMGVRCRAQLEDSDYVRAVTDLTHITFWRMYNAMGFSDWTFRLTKHYQTYRKSLQINREFTTSVIKQRRAELLAAGTSDTTRPEKGRLSLLDILLRSDITGRTFSDEEVYSQVNNFMFAGHDTTSSAITFILYACAKHPDVQQRVYEEIVAELPDGEPVTQQRVNNLKYLEQVIKESLRMFPPVPYYSRHIDHDTTQGGVRLEKGSTIVFGTYMLHHNPEYFPEPDQFRPERFADGETKRNPFAYIPFSAGSRNCIGQKFALNELKTALVKVLRQCKVELPDPDFVPKMKMELVLKPVNGMQLRFLERKTIQQ